GCGGAGACGCCCGTCGGTTCGACGGCTGATGTCCTTGATGACCGCGTATCCGTGCATCTCACCGTCGGCCAGCGCAATCAGCACGTGGAACATCGCCGGCGTGAGGGGCAGCAGGGTCTCGGGATCGCGTCGTTTCGATCGCATGACGTCATACTATACCGTTTGTCGATATACTACAACGTCCGCCGTCCGATACCGCCAACCGCCTCGATTCGTCCCGCCGACCGCGCCAGTGCCTGAGATCACCTCAGCCGACCACTTCCGGCAAGGCAGATCTCGACGACGATCGACGAGTATCTCTAGCAGGAAGGTGCCGCGGCCTGATCGTAGAGCGCCCGACCTCGTGCCTGTGATAGCCTCAGCCGATCACCGGACGCTCAGGTCGCTCGGCCGGCCGCTCCCGCCGCGCCTTTCTCCAACGAAGCGCCCGTCGCCACCGGACTGCCCGCACCCCCCAGTTCGAATCAGAGGAGGAGCCGTGTCGATTCCAATCAGGCGGGTGCGCGCGCGATGGACGTGCGCCGCCGCGTTGACCGCCATCCTCGGCTGGCTGGCCGTGCCAGCCGCAGCCGCCACCGACTTCTCGAGGTACCACGACTATCAGCGGCTCACCGCCGAGTTGAAGGCGCTCGTGGCCGCGCACCCGGCGATCGCGAAGATCGTCTCGATCGGCAAGACGCACGACGGACGAGACCTCTGGGCGATTGAGATTGCCAACCCGGCCGGCGTGTCGGTGGATCAGCGGCCGGCGCTGCTCGTGGCCGCCAACCTCGAGGGCGATCACGTCATCGGCAGCGAGTTGGCCCTCTACCTGGTGGACTTCCTGCTGAACGGCTATCCGACGGATGCGGCCATCAGGCAGCGCCTCGACCAGCACGTCATCTACGTGATTCCGCGCGTGAATCCCGATGGCGCCGAGGACATGTTCGCGGCCGTGAAGACCGGGCGGCGTACCAACGCCACGCCATTCGACTCCGACAACGACGGTCGTGTGGATGAAGACGGACCGGAGGATCTGAACAAGGACGGATTCATCACCGTGATGCGGGCGAAGGATCCGAGTGGTGGGTTCATCGTCAGCCCGGACGACCCGCGGCTGATGAGGAGAGCCGATCCGGCCAGGGGCGAGTCGGGCACCTACGCGTTGTACTGGGAGGGCCTCGACAAGGACCAGGACGGGTTCATCGCTGAAGATGGTCCCGGCGGCGTCGACATCAACCGCAACTTCATGCACCAGTATCCGTATTTCGAGCCCGACGCGGGGCGATACATGGCCAGCGAGGCAGAGACCCGGGCGGTGCTCGAATACGTGGTGAAGCACCGGAACATCGCTGCCATCCTCACCTTCGGCGAGAGCGACAACCTCATCGTTCCGCCGAACCGGCGCGGCGAGATCGCCGCCGCGAACCCGGTCAATCTCCTGGAATTCGCGGGCAAAGGCCTGGCCGATGCCCGCAAGGCCGGCATCTTCGCGGATCTCGTCCCGACCGGACGCGGTTTCGGCGGAGGGCGTCCCTTCATGATGGACGACGAGGGCGGGCCAATGGGACGCCCCGGCGGCGCGTCGGCGCAACCCCTCACCGGCCGCGCGGCCATGCCTGCGAGGCGGCCCAATACAACGGTTCAGCCGGGCGACATCGACTACTTCCGCGCAATCAGCGACAAGTACCACGAGGTGACCGGCCTTCGGAGCGCTGGCGTGACCCGCACGCCGGCCGGCGCCTTCTTCGAGTACGGCTACTACCAGTACGGTGTGCCCTCCTTCTCGACTCCGGGCTGGGGCCTCCCGGGCCCCGCGCGTAGTAGCAACCCAACAGCCGGCCCTCCCGCCGACGCCCCGCGCGGAGCGGGCGCGGCGATCGGCGCGGCCATGGGCCAGCGCGGTCGCGGCGTGCAGGGACAGACTGGAGACGACGCCCAACCGGGTGGAGACGCGAGTGCAGAGGGCATCGACCGTCGCCTGCTGCAGTGGATGGACGCGGAGAAGATCGACGGGTTCGTGCAGTGGACGCCGTTCACCCACCCGACCCTCGGCCAGGTGGAGATCGGCGGCTTCAAGCCATATGCGACGACC
This Vicinamibacterales bacterium DNA region includes the following protein-coding sequences:
- a CDS encoding M14 family metallopeptidase; this encodes MSIPIRRVRARWTCAAALTAILGWLAVPAAAATDFSRYHDYQRLTAELKALVAAHPAIAKIVSIGKTHDGRDLWAIEIANPAGVSVDQRPALLVAANLEGDHVIGSELALYLVDFLLNGYPTDAAIRQRLDQHVIYVIPRVNPDGAEDMFAAVKTGRRTNATPFDSDNDGRVDEDGPEDLNKDGFITVMRAKDPSGGFIVSPDDPRLMRRADPARGESGTYALYWEGLDKDQDGFIAEDGPGGVDINRNFMHQYPYFEPDAGRYMASEAETRAVLEYVVKHRNIAAILTFGESDNLIVPPNRRGEIAAANPVNLLEFAGKGLADARKAGIFADLVPTGRGFGGGRPFMMDDEGGPMGRPGGASAQPLTGRAAMPARRPNTTVQPGDIDYFRAISDKYHEVTGLRSAGVTRTPAGAFFEYGYYQYGVPSFSTPGWGLPGPARSSNPTAGPPADAPRGAGAAIGAAMGQRGRGVQGQTGDDAQPGGDASAEGIDRRLLQWMDAEKIDGFVQWTPFTHPTLGQVEIGGFKPYATTNPPAAKIAELGASHAKFALYLSSLFSKVRIAKAEVTSLGAGVYRVKAEVENSGYLPTALAQGAAARAVKPVMVQLGVAPDTIIAGNEKTNHIAALAGSGTRQAFEWVIKGKPGSTIALKAVSQKSGSDTATLTLQ